The following coding sequences are from one bacterium window:
- a CDS encoding 4-hydroxy-3-methylbut-2-enyl diphosphate reductase — MDSEGLIRKGFGLRRAVAGDIARDYHSALVRRAREQGRRLDWPGLVVKIAEEFGFCYGVQRAVDYAYEARARFPDRRLFVAGEIIHNPGVNRRLRELGYEFLDGAHGSKATFADLRPEDVVLIPAFGLPVPVLDRLRAIGCTLVDTTCGSVLNVWRNVEAYAKEGRTCLIHGKWNHEETRATASRALRHPSGRHLVVYDMDEAEAVARFIEEGGDAAAFMARFGEAASPGFDPARDLDKVGMANQTTMLSTESLAIAERIKQAMIRRHGEAEAAERFRAFETICSATQDRQDAVRRMMLDPPDLMLVIGGFNSSNTNHLAEICSGGAPTFHVEGADGLLDARRIAHKPVGAKDVVVAEGWLPEGDVVVGITAGASTPDREVGRLIARLLELRGLPAPDEE; from the coding sequence ATGGACTCCGAAGGGCTGATCCGCAAGGGGTTCGGGCTGCGCCGGGCCGTGGCGGGCGACATCGCCCGCGACTACCACTCCGCGCTCGTGCGGCGCGCGCGCGAGCAGGGGCGGCGGCTCGACTGGCCGGGGCTCGTCGTGAAGATCGCCGAGGAGTTCGGCTTCTGCTACGGCGTCCAGCGCGCGGTGGACTACGCCTACGAGGCGCGGGCCCGCTTCCCCGACCGGCGGCTCTTCGTCGCCGGCGAGATCATCCACAACCCGGGCGTCAACCGCCGTCTGCGGGAGCTCGGCTACGAGTTCCTCGACGGGGCGCACGGTTCGAAGGCGACGTTCGCCGACCTGCGGCCGGAGGACGTCGTGCTGATCCCGGCGTTCGGGCTGCCGGTGCCGGTGCTCGACCGGCTGCGCGCGATCGGCTGCACGCTCGTCGACACGACCTGCGGCTCGGTGCTCAACGTGTGGCGGAACGTCGAGGCGTACGCCAAGGAAGGGCGCACCTGCCTGATCCACGGCAAGTGGAACCACGAAGAGACGCGGGCCACGGCGAGCCGCGCCCTGCGCCATCCGAGCGGCCGCCACCTCGTCGTCTACGACATGGACGAAGCCGAGGCGGTGGCCCGCTTCATCGAGGAGGGGGGCGACGCGGCGGCGTTCATGGCGCGGTTCGGCGAGGCCGCCTCGCCGGGCTTCGATCCGGCGCGCGACCTCGACAAGGTCGGGATGGCGAACCAGACGACGATGCTCTCGACCGAGTCGCTGGCGATCGCCGAGCGGATCAAGCAGGCGATGATCCGCCGGCACGGCGAGGCCGAGGCGGCGGAGCGGTTCCGCGCCTTCGAGACGATCTGCTCGGCGACGCAGGACCGGCAGGACGCGGTGCGGCGGATGATGCTCGATCCGCCCGACCTGATGCTCGTCATCGGCGGGTTCAACTCCTCCAACACCAATCACCTCGCCGAGATCTGCTCGGGGGGCGCGCCGACCTTCCACGTCGAGGGGGCGGACGGGCTGCTCGACGCGCGGCGGATCGCCCACAAGCCGGTCGGCGCGAAGGACGTCGTCGTCGCCGAAGGATGGCTGCCGGAAGGGGACGTCGTCGTCGGGATCACCGCCGGCGCCTCGACGCCCGACCGCGAAGTCGGGCGGCTGATCGCGCGGCTGCTCGAACTGCGCGGGCTCCCCGCGCCGGACGAGGAGTGA